The following proteins come from a genomic window of Acomys russatus chromosome 17, mAcoRus1.1, whole genome shotgun sequence:
- the LOC127200989 gene encoding apolipoprotein L2-like, which produces MCRPLTVLFPSHLERKGFIETVADYLLDTLSTEDLQLLLAEEETWEQFVAAVAMSREEEVCLREALGEIIADTDVENEDELHHDQQDKTERQEEDALSEALGEDTDIEDEDELQNALWHREQFLHAYPQVKLELEERIGKLRALADKVDKVHRDCTISQVVASSTSAVSGVLTILGLTLAPVTAGVSLALSATGLGLGTAAAVTSVSTTVVEKVSLASAEAEAGSLVPSNRDTKKSIKEVLDMSTPKLVSVSKNSFKNLQGIKKNIDAIQLAKASPRLANNAKRLMTTGKISARSTRQVQKAFEGTALAMSKGARIMGATATGIFLLLDVVSIVEDSKHLHEGAKSESAAELRQQAQDLEEKLQELIQVHDSLTQ; this is translated from the exons ATGTGCCGTCCTCTAACTGTTCTTTTCCCTTCCCATCTAGAGAGAAAAGGCTTCATTGAGACTGTGGCTGACTACCTCCTGGACACGCTGAGCACAGAGGACCTGCAGCTCCTACTGGCAGAGGAGGAAACTTGGGAACAGTTTGTGGCAGCAGTCGCTATGTCCAG GGAAGAGGAAGTTTGCTTGCGTGAAGCTCTTGGTGAGATCATTGCGGATACTGATGTGGAAAATGAAGACGAGCTCCACCATGACCAGCAGGACAAGACAGAGAG GCAAGAGGAGGATGCCTTGAGTGAAGCTCTTGGTGAGGACACTGACATAGAAGATGAAGACGAGCTCCAAAATGCCCTGTGGCACAGGGAACAGTTTTTGCATGCTTATCCTCAGGTGAAACTGGAGCTGGAGGAGCGTATCGGGAAGCTCCGTGCGCTGGCAGACAAGGTGGACAAGGTGCACAGGGACTGCACCATCTCACAGGTGGTGGCCAGCTCCACCAGTGCTGTATCCGGAGTCCTGACTATCCTTGGTCTGACTCTGGCACCTGTGACAGCAGGAGTCAGCCTGGCTCTTTCAGCCACTGGCTTGGGGCtaggaacagcagcagctgtgactAGTGTTTCCACTACTGTTGTGGAAAAGGTAAGCCTGGCATCagctgaggcagaagctggtAGCCTGGTGCCAAgcaacagagacacaaagaagagCATTAAAGAAGTTTTGGATATGAGCACCCCCAAACTTGTTTCAGTTTCCAAGAATTCCTTCAAGAACCTCCAAGGCATCAAGAAAAACATTGATGCCATCCAGCTGGCCAAAGCCAGCCCTCGCCTAGCAAATAATGCCAAGCGTCTCATGACCACAGGGAAGATATCAGCCCGAAGCACTAGACAGGTGCAGAAAGCCTTTGAGGGCACCGCTCTGGCCATGAGCAAAGGAGCCCGGATTATGGGTGCAACCGCCACAGGTATCTTCCTCCTGCTGGATGTGGTCAGCATTGTGGAAGACTCAAAGCATTTGCATGAGGGCGCAAAGTCAGAATCTGCTGCAGAGTTGAGGCAGCAAGCTCAGGACCTGGAGGAGAAGTTGCAGGAGCTCATCCAGGTCCATGACAGCCTGACTCAGTGA